The Haladaptatus cibarius D43 genome window below encodes:
- the rad50 gene encoding DNA double-strand break repair ATPase Rad50, whose translation MRFDRIRLSNFKCYEDADLRLDTGVTVIHGLNGSGKSSLLEACFFALYGANALDRTLEDVVTIGAEDAEIELWFKHAGGDYHIHRRIRATGDSAQTAKCVLETPDGSFDGARDVRNHIASLFRMDADAFVNCAYVRQGEVNKLINATPAQRQDMIDDLLQLGKLEKYRERASDARLGVKSVLDDRRGSLSELDTQIVAKEEKNLHGLLNDLESERNEMESDIENYEDQREKAQQALDDAKNVLESHDEKREELSALEDDIEGLQAEITEAEQEHDSLRERASEIRDEISELESTIDTELRETELDTATENELSTRLDELETKDDEVSERLEDARMKAQMFDNQASNLAERAEELEARARKKRNRAEKLTKEIEAVTGELEDRREKLSEFDAEIESERESFENAPIEFGEASDHLDSLRSELADCREEATECRTKLQTAKEQVEEAEKLLDAGKCPECGQSVEESPHVDTIAEDRERVAELESELEELREKQRNLESKIETAESLVAAENRVNELRTNRQNVEQLVESRETAVEEKREQVETLREEADELTEDAEGRVEDATELESKAETHRESVAELEGEEQSISDAKTRIERIHSIHDKIEDAEGELDRLAEKRTHLQELNDQRRNRLAEKRSRRTELEGLYDESEVEKARESKQRAETYLEQVGEELETLREQRDDLIDRIGGVRGEIEALENLRERRKEVVSRVDALESLYDEADDLQAMYGDLRAELRQRNVENLERMLNEVFDLIYQNDSYSRITLDGEYRLTIYQKDGEPLDPEQLSGGERALFNLSLRCAIYRLLAEGIEGSAPMPPLILDEPTVFLDSGHVSQLVELVESMRGLGVEQIIVVSHDDELVGAADDLVRVEKDSTTNRSHVEHGDSLVELLG comes from the coding sequence GTGAGATTCGACCGGATTCGCCTTTCGAACTTCAAATGCTACGAGGACGCGGATTTGCGACTCGACACCGGCGTCACGGTCATCCACGGACTCAACGGCAGTGGCAAATCATCCCTGCTCGAAGCGTGCTTTTTCGCGCTTTACGGCGCGAACGCGCTCGATCGCACCTTGGAGGATGTCGTCACCATCGGCGCGGAGGACGCGGAAATCGAACTCTGGTTCAAACACGCTGGCGGCGACTATCACATTCATCGACGGATTCGCGCGACTGGCGACTCCGCCCAAACCGCGAAATGCGTCCTCGAAACGCCCGACGGGAGTTTCGACGGCGCGCGCGACGTGCGCAATCACATCGCCTCGCTGTTCCGCATGGACGCCGATGCGTTCGTCAACTGCGCCTACGTCCGGCAAGGCGAGGTGAACAAACTCATCAACGCGACGCCTGCCCAGCGACAGGACATGATAGACGACCTCCTCCAGTTGGGGAAATTGGAAAAGTACCGCGAACGCGCCAGCGACGCCCGCCTCGGCGTGAAAAGCGTTCTCGACGACCGGCGCGGAAGCCTTTCTGAACTCGATACGCAAATCGTAGCGAAGGAGGAGAAAAATCTCCACGGTCTTCTCAACGACCTCGAATCGGAGCGCAACGAGATGGAGTCCGACATCGAAAATTACGAGGATCAACGCGAGAAGGCCCAGCAGGCGCTCGACGACGCGAAAAACGTTCTCGAATCTCACGACGAAAAACGCGAGGAACTGTCGGCGCTCGAAGACGACATCGAGGGGTTGCAGGCAGAAATTACGGAGGCGGAACAAGAACACGACTCTCTGCGCGAGCGGGCGAGCGAGATTCGGGACGAAATCTCGGAGTTGGAATCCACCATCGACACCGAACTGCGAGAAACGGAACTGGACACGGCAACAGAGAACGAACTCTCCACACGATTGGACGAACTGGAGACGAAGGACGACGAGGTCAGCGAACGGTTAGAAGACGCCCGGATGAAAGCCCAGATGTTCGACAATCAGGCGTCGAACCTCGCGGAACGTGCGGAGGAACTCGAAGCACGAGCGCGCAAAAAACGCAATCGAGCCGAGAAACTCACGAAAGAAATCGAAGCCGTGACCGGCGAACTCGAAGACCGGCGGGAGAAACTGTCGGAGTTCGACGCCGAAATCGAATCCGAGCGCGAGTCGTTCGAAAATGCACCAATTGAATTTGGCGAGGCGAGCGACCACCTCGATTCCCTTCGCTCGGAACTGGCGGACTGCCGTGAGGAAGCGACGGAATGTCGGACGAAACTCCAAACCGCCAAAGAGCAGGTCGAAGAAGCCGAGAAACTGCTGGATGCAGGGAAATGCCCGGAATGCGGGCAGTCGGTCGAAGAATCGCCACACGTCGATACGATAGCCGAAGACCGGGAACGAGTGGCGGAACTGGAATCCGAACTCGAAGAACTCCGCGAAAAGCAGCGCAATTTGGAATCGAAAATCGAAACTGCGGAATCGCTCGTGGCCGCCGAAAACCGCGTGAACGAACTGCGAACCAACCGGCAAAACGTCGAGCAGTTGGTGGAAAGCCGCGAGACAGCAGTCGAGGAAAAGCGTGAACAGGTCGAAACCCTCCGCGAGGAGGCGGACGAACTGACCGAAGACGCGGAGGGAAGGGTAGAAGATGCGACTGAACTCGAATCGAAGGCAGAAACACATCGGGAATCAGTTGCGGAACTCGAAGGGGAAGAACAGTCCATTTCCGACGCCAAAACCCGAATCGAGCGAATCCACTCCATCCACGACAAAATAGAGGATGCGGAGGGCGAACTCGACCGCCTCGCCGAAAAACGAACACATCTACAGGAACTGAACGACCAGCGACGCAACCGTCTCGCGGAAAAACGCTCGCGTCGAACCGAACTGGAGGGACTGTACGACGAATCCGAAGTCGAAAAGGCGCGCGAGAGCAAACAGCGGGCGGAAACGTATCTCGAACAGGTCGGCGAGGAGTTAGAAACCCTCCGGGAGCAACGAGACGACCTCATCGACCGAATCGGCGGCGTTCGCGGTGAAATCGAAGCCCTCGAAAATCTCCGAGAACGACGGAAAGAGGTTGTCTCCCGCGTGGATGCTCTCGAATCGCTGTACGACGAAGCTGACGACTTGCAGGCGATGTACGGCGACCTTCGGGCGGAACTCCGCCAGCGAAACGTCGAAAACTTAGAACGAATGCTGAACGAAGTGTTCGACCTCATCTATCAGAACGATTCGTACTCGCGCATCACGCTCGACGGTGAATACCGACTAACAATTTATCAGAAGGACGGCGAACCGCTCGACCCCGAACAGTTATCGGGCGGCGAACGCGCGCTGTTCAACCTCAGTCTGCGGTGTGCGATTTATCGCCTCCTGGCGGAGGGAATCGAAGGCAGTGCGCCGATGCCGCCGCTCATTCTCGACGAACCGACGGTGTTCTTGGATTCGGGTCACGTCTCACAACTGGTCGAACTCGTGGAGTCCATGCGCGGTTTGGGTGTCGAACAGATTATCGTCGTCAGCCACGACGACGAACTGGTCGGGGCCGCGGACGACCTCGTGCGAGTCGAAAAAGATTCGACGACGAACCGGTCGCACGTCGAACACGGGGATTCACTGGTCGAACTCCTTGGGTAG
- the mre11 gene encoding DNA double-strand break repair protein Mre11 — protein sequence MTRVIHTGDTHIGYRQYHSPERRDDFLAAFDSVVDDAIEDDFDAVIHAGDLFHDRRPGLSDLHGTISVLRKLERAEIPFLAIVGNHESTRGEQWLDLLETLGLATRLGADPTVIGNTAFYGLDHVPESKRDDLEYQFSPHEQEHSALVAHGLFTPFDFGNWESEIVLSEASIDFDAMLLGDNHKHGKERVEEAWVTYCGSTERASASERDARGYNIVTFDGDVALSRRGIETRDFEFISVELNEDEGIDRIRDVVREYDLTDSVALITIDGEGGDVTAARVEEFALDEGALVTRVTDRREIEAEADDLSVSFADPDDAVRSRVREMGLSETAHDVDEIVRASKVADSNVRTAVEEHVADRISEDVEAFEPAPENAEAEAELADESTDEKEETTDEVSGVSDELESSTNDSSDTVESVTGESATDTSAETATADGGESEDDTETADSEDSTGTTESTDTIDTTDNSSGDDQVSMEDYL from the coding sequence ATGACACGGGTGATTCACACGGGCGACACCCATATCGGGTATCGGCAGTATCATTCGCCCGAGCGACGGGACGATTTCCTTGCGGCGTTCGACAGCGTCGTGGATGACGCAATCGAAGACGATTTCGACGCCGTCATTCACGCTGGCGATTTGTTTCACGACCGCCGACCCGGACTCTCCGACCTTCACGGAACGATTTCCGTCCTCCGGAAACTCGAACGGGCCGAGATTCCGTTTCTCGCCATCGTCGGCAACCACGAGAGTACGCGCGGCGAACAGTGGCTCGACCTGCTCGAAACGCTCGGACTCGCAACGCGACTCGGGGCAGACCCGACCGTGATTGGCAACACCGCGTTTTACGGGTTAGACCACGTTCCCGAATCGAAGCGCGACGACCTCGAATACCAATTTTCTCCGCACGAACAGGAACATTCTGCGCTCGTCGCGCACGGACTGTTCACTCCCTTCGACTTTGGCAACTGGGAGTCGGAGATCGTCTTGAGCGAGGCGTCGATCGATTTCGACGCGATGTTGCTCGGTGACAACCACAAACACGGAAAAGAACGTGTCGAGGAGGCGTGGGTTACTTACTGCGGTTCCACCGAGCGCGCGAGCGCCAGCGAGCGCGATGCTCGCGGCTACAACATCGTCACGTTCGACGGCGACGTGGCGCTGTCGCGCCGCGGAATCGAAACCCGCGATTTCGAATTTATTTCAGTTGAACTCAACGAGGACGAGGGAATCGACCGCATCCGGGATGTCGTTCGAGAGTACGACCTGACCGATTCGGTCGCGCTGATTACCATCGACGGCGAGGGCGGAGATGTAACCGCCGCACGAGTCGAAGAGTTCGCCTTGGACGAAGGCGCACTCGTCACCCGAGTCACCGACCGCCGGGAAATCGAAGCCGAAGCGGACGACCTTTCCGTTTCCTTTGCCGACCCAGACGACGCGGTTAGAAGTCGAGTTCGTGAGATGGGACTCAGTGAGACTGCACACGACGTGGACGAAATCGTTCGCGCGAGCAAAGTTGCGGATTCGAACGTCCGAACTGCGGTCGAAGAACACGTCGCAGACCGCATCTCGGAGGACGTTGAAGCATTCGAACCGGCACCCGAAAACGCGGAAGCAGAGGCCGAACTGGCAGACGAATCGACGGACGAAAAAGAAGAAACCACGGACGAGGTTTCTGGTGTGAGTGACGAACTGGAAAGTTCAACAAACGATTCCTCGGACACGGTAGAATCAGTGACCGGTGAATCAGCAACAGACACATCTGCGGAGACTGCGACGGCAGACGGTGGAGAATCTGAGGATGACACCGAGACGGCGGACTCCGAGGACAGCACCGGGACAACTGAGTCTACGGACACAATCGATACCACCGACAACAGTTCCGGAGACGACCAAGTATCCATGGAGGATTACCTGTGA
- a CDS encoding MarR family transcriptional regulator — protein MSVPKLSQTSTNRLQDADSTEAVRDLPPSAKLVAKVLEYNETMTQSELADETLLPPRTVRYALNRLEDQDLVDSRFSFSDARKRLYTLDIE, from the coding sequence ATGAGTGTTCCAAAGCTATCCCAAACGAGTACTAATCGACTGCAAGATGCGGATTCGACCGAGGCAGTCCGCGACCTCCCGCCCAGTGCAAAGTTGGTCGCAAAGGTGTTGGAGTACAACGAGACGATGACCCAGAGCGAACTGGCCGACGAAACGCTCCTGCCGCCCCGAACGGTTCGCTACGCGCTGAACCGACTCGAAGACCAAGACCTCGTCGATTCGCGGTTTTCGTTCTCGGACGCCCGAAAGCGCCTCTACACGCTCGACATCGAGTAG
- the pan1 gene encoding proteasome-activating nucleotidase Pan1, producing MTDTVDDVELPYDEESTSRQEKIEALQERLEVLESQNEEMRDKLLDANAENNKYQQKLERLTHENKKLKQSPLFVATVQEITDEGVIIKQHGNNQEAVTEVTDEMHTDLEPDSRVAVNNSLSIVKTLDDETDVRARVMQVTKSPEVTYEDIGGLKEQMNEVRETVEMPLESPEMFTEVGIDPPSGVLLYGPPGTGKTMLAKAVANQTDATFIKMAGSELVHKFIGEGAKLVRDLFEVARQHEPAVLFIDEIDAIASKRTDSKTSGDAEVQRTMMQLLSEMDGFEDRGEIRIIAATNRFDMLDRAILRPGRFDRLIEVPNPNDEGREQIFRIHTRGMNVADDVDFEKLAVETGDASGADIKAICTEAGMFAIRDDRTEITMQDFEDAREKIEAEDDESDEVSKTFA from the coding sequence ATGACCGATACTGTGGATGACGTAGAACTCCCCTACGACGAGGAGAGTACGTCCAGACAGGAGAAAATAGAGGCACTCCAAGAGCGCCTCGAAGTCCTCGAATCCCAGAACGAGGAGATGCGGGACAAGCTCCTCGACGCGAACGCAGAGAACAACAAGTACCAACAGAAGCTCGAACGGCTCACACACGAGAACAAGAAGCTAAAGCAGTCCCCGTTGTTCGTCGCCACCGTTCAGGAGATTACGGACGAGGGCGTTATCATCAAACAGCACGGTAACAATCAGGAAGCTGTTACCGAAGTGACTGATGAGATGCACACCGACCTCGAACCGGATTCCCGCGTCGCCGTCAACAACTCTCTCTCTATCGTAAAGACCCTTGACGACGAGACGGACGTCCGTGCCCGCGTGATGCAAGTCACGAAGAGTCCCGAAGTCACCTACGAGGACATCGGCGGACTGAAAGAACAGATGAACGAAGTCCGCGAGACGGTCGAGATGCCGCTCGAAAGCCCCGAAATGTTCACCGAAGTCGGCATCGACCCGCCGTCCGGCGTTCTGCTCTACGGCCCACCGGGAACCGGAAAGACGATGCTGGCGAAGGCAGTCGCCAACCAAACCGACGCGACCTTCATTAAGATGGCCGGGTCGGAACTCGTCCACAAATTCATCGGCGAGGGTGCGAAACTCGTCCGTGACCTGTTCGAAGTCGCTCGCCAGCACGAACCTGCTGTGCTCTTCATCGACGAAATCGACGCCATCGCGTCGAAGCGCACCGACTCGAAGACCTCCGGCGATGCCGAAGTTCAGCGCACGATGATGCAGTTGCTCTCAGAGATGGATGGCTTCGAAGACCGCGGCGAAATCCGCATCATCGCCGCCACCAACCGCTTCGACATGCTCGACCGCGCGATTCTCCGCCCCGGTCGTTTCGACCGCCTCATCGAGGTGCCGAACCCGAACGACGAGGGCAGAGAACAGATCTTCCGCATCCACACCCGCGGCATGAACGTCGCCGACGACGTGGACTTCGAGAAACTCGCCGTCGAGACGGGCGACGCCAGCGGTGCCGATATCAAGGCCATCTGTACCGAAGCCGGGATGTTCGCCATCCGCGACGACCGCACCGAAATCACGATGCAGGACTTCGAAGACGCACGGGAGAAAATCGAGGCGGAAGACGACGAAAGCGACGAAGTCTCCAAGACGTTCGCCTAA
- a CDS encoding DUF5800 family protein gives MTTLSFDDEGVDVVHEGTEFRLEKDLIEDATQKSYFDVTDHEVLRIVEKNPSLGGQARRIGDIIR, from the coding sequence ATGACTACTCTTTCATTCGATGACGAGGGCGTCGATGTGGTTCACGAAGGAACCGAGTTCCGACTCGAAAAAGACCTCATCGAGGACGCGACCCAGAAATCCTACTTCGACGTGACCGACCACGAAGTCCTGCGAATCGTGGAGAAAAATCCCTCACTCGGCGGGCAGGCCCGCAGAATCGGGGATATCATTCGATAG
- a CDS encoding polymer-forming cytoskeletal protein, translating into MPLRSDPLDELSIPDGTTVEEHDLVTDGNIIVGAQSTVEFGVRGNHVIAGERATFGGHIEAKADCRLDLWSEVDGDVLVGQDAYLGERVHIAGRLMVSGDLDIGDDVQIDDGFEANGWIVIRNPMPTVVFLFVYLSQLLRLGEEEAAKNVIDEMLDESEAEPAVIPRSAHVSDDAWRVSTPATIGGECRLHGNIRAEEIEMGSNTELFGSLRARGDIVVGEKTRIHGDVTTRNGTVVLEDGAEVLGDVACTDLEFHENATADGTMRARGEMTMIRSERRKPTGESDGENEGEETEDAVETAEAAHQRERGAGDGPAPQA; encoded by the coding sequence GTGCCGCTCCGCTCCGACCCTCTGGATGAACTTTCGATTCCCGACGGGACGACCGTCGAAGAACACGACCTCGTGACCGACGGCAACATCATCGTCGGCGCACAGAGTACTGTCGAGTTCGGCGTGCGCGGGAACCACGTCATCGCGGGCGAGCGAGCGACCTTTGGTGGACATATCGAAGCAAAAGCAGACTGTCGCCTCGACCTCTGGTCGGAGGTCGATGGCGACGTTCTCGTCGGACAGGACGCCTACTTGGGCGAGCGCGTCCACATCGCCGGACGATTGATGGTCAGCGGTGACCTCGACATCGGGGACGACGTGCAAATCGACGACGGATTCGAAGCGAACGGCTGGATTGTCATCCGAAATCCGATGCCGACCGTCGTGTTCCTCTTCGTCTATCTCTCGCAGTTGCTTCGACTGGGTGAGGAAGAAGCCGCGAAAAACGTTATCGACGAGATGTTGGACGAGAGCGAGGCCGAGCCGGCGGTCATCCCGCGAAGCGCCCACGTCAGCGACGATGCGTGGCGCGTTTCGACCCCTGCGACAATCGGGGGCGAATGCCGACTGCACGGCAACATCCGCGCCGAGGAAATCGAGATGGGTTCGAACACCGAACTGTTCGGCAGTCTTCGCGCTCGCGGCGACATCGTCGTGGGAGAGAAGACGCGAATCCACGGCGACGTGACGACCCGCAATGGAACCGTCGTTTTGGAAGACGGGGCGGAAGTGCTGGGAGACGTAGCCTGCACAGACCTCGAATTTCACGAAAACGCAACCGCAGACGGAACTATGCGTGCCCGCGGCGAGATGACGATGATTCGAAGCGAGCGACGAAAGCCGACTGGTGAATCCGATGGCGAAAACGAAGGCGAGGAGACGGAAGATGCCGTCGAGACGGCGGAAGCCGCCCATCAGCGGGAACGAGGCGCGGGAGACGGCCCTGCTCCGCAAGCCTGA
- a CDS encoding electron transfer flavoprotein subunit beta/FixA family protein: protein MHSVVLTKGVPDFREGQVSFDEDGHLERGRTPTVMNPNDEFALKAALQTKVKHGGQVSAMSMGPPGYADVLREAMTVYADDCYLLSDREMAAADTWATAITLSAGIEKIGEPDLVFAGFKTADGETGQTGPQTAWCLDYPIITHVIAMEVDEDERQVRAKRLVEGDVDEIETVTAPLPAFIVTDPEYEPSYRKAAHRLQKKRLKAETEERAEEYEEYLSTWDHADLNLDPEYIGLDGSPTIVSSVDPIPKAPAERDATMVTPDDEGAMEDVLETMRPFATGD from the coding sequence ATGCACTCGGTCGTGTTGACGAAAGGCGTTCCCGACTTCCGCGAAGGGCAGGTGTCGTTCGACGAGGACGGTCACTTAGAACGCGGACGGACGCCGACGGTGATGAACCCGAACGACGAATTCGCCCTCAAGGCCGCCCTCCAGACGAAAGTAAAACACGGCGGGCAGGTGAGCGCGATGAGCATGGGGCCGCCGGGCTACGCCGACGTGCTCCGCGAAGCGATGACGGTGTACGCGGACGACTGCTATCTCCTCTCCGACCGTGAGATGGCCGCTGCAGACACGTGGGCGACGGCGATTACCCTCTCGGCGGGTATCGAGAAAATCGGCGAACCGGACTTGGTTTTCGCGGGCTTCAAAACCGCAGACGGGGAGACGGGACAGACTGGCCCGCAGACGGCGTGGTGTTTGGACTATCCCATCATCACCCACGTCATCGCGATGGAAGTCGATGAGGACGAACGACAGGTGCGCGCGAAACGACTCGTGGAGGGTGACGTAGACGAAATCGAAACAGTCACCGCGCCGCTCCCGGCGTTCATCGTGACCGACCCGGAGTACGAACCATCGTACCGAAAGGCGGCCCACCGACTCCAGAAAAAGCGACTGAAAGCCGAAACCGAAGAACGCGCCGAGGAGTACGAAGAGTACCTCTCGACGTGGGACCACGCCGACCTCAATCTCGACCCGGAGTACATCGGACTGGACGGGTCGCCGACAATCGTGTCGTCGGTTGACCCGATTCCGAAGGCTCCGGCAGAGCGGGACGCCACGATGGTCACGCCCGACGACGAGGGGGCGATGGAGGACGTGCTCGAAACGATGCGGCCATTTGCGACGGGGGACTGA
- a CDS encoding electron transfer flavoprotein subunit alpha/FixB family protein, whose protein sequence is MTNENPGDRTVEELEEDVQTVEDPGALDDLLTDEEEGKDRKTAKEVIQARIDELEAETKGGEATEDTETEGEYEETAEDVEDPEEAEETAAESDASDSAADADTSDDEAEGDDGLTHPTADKKHVRALDDGVYRDMWVYCETQGGELLDVSKEMLGKARELMDDYETEYGGDERVVAVLVGDDMRDLAEECIALGADVAVYHDDDRLERFRHKPYTEIVADMARTDADWKEYDKPRYFLFPATNNGRDLSAQVQGELDSGLASDCSGLTITNELISNPVKTGTPGEKVDFERILHMKRPDFSGFEYSTILCIDNPDREFHPQGCSVIPGSFDAMEADPGREGEIVSHDIDTPDDWYRVEVTDWDTLDTGVDLTGREVVVAIGRGIGDDPTEGIELALDLVDAFDDADLGLSRGVVTASYSVDGHVEQYVSEERQIGETGQIVQPPLYIAAGISGAIQHKVGMDESETIISINTDTDADIKDFSDYFIEGDLFEVFPRLTEAVEAGELDAVVAEDDD, encoded by the coding sequence ATGACGAACGAAAATCCCGGCGACCGAACCGTCGAGGAACTGGAAGAAGACGTACAGACCGTAGAAGACCCGGGTGCTTTGGACGACCTGCTCACGGACGAAGAAGAAGGTAAGGACAGAAAAACCGCGAAGGAGGTCATCCAAGCCCGAATCGACGAACTGGAAGCCGAGACGAAAGGTGGCGAAGCGACAGAAGACACGGAAACCGAAGGCGAGTACGAAGAGACGGCGGAGGACGTAGAAGACCCCGAGGAGGCCGAAGAAACGGCGGCGGAATCGGACGCGTCCGATTCCGCCGCAGACGCCGATACATCTGATGACGAAGCGGAAGGAGACGACGGACTCACCCATCCTACCGCGGACAAAAAACACGTTCGGGCGCTGGACGACGGCGTTTACCGCGACATGTGGGTGTACTGTGAGACGCAGGGCGGTGAACTCCTCGACGTGTCGAAGGAGATGCTCGGCAAGGCCCGCGAATTGATGGACGACTACGAAACAGAGTACGGCGGCGACGAACGAGTCGTCGCCGTACTCGTCGGCGACGACATGCGCGACCTCGCGGAGGAATGTATCGCGCTCGGCGCGGATGTGGCGGTGTACCACGACGACGACCGACTGGAGCGATTCCGCCACAAGCCATACACCGAAATCGTGGCGGATATGGCGCGAACCGATGCTGACTGGAAGGAGTACGACAAACCGCGCTACTTCCTCTTTCCGGCGACGAACAACGGACGCGACCTCTCCGCGCAGGTACAGGGTGAACTCGACTCCGGACTCGCGAGCGACTGTTCCGGCCTGACCATCACGAACGAACTCATCTCGAATCCGGTGAAAACCGGCACGCCCGGCGAGAAGGTGGATTTCGAGCGCATCCTGCACATGAAGCGCCCGGACTTCTCCGGGTTCGAGTACTCGACCATCCTCTGTATCGACAACCCCGACCGGGAGTTCCATCCGCAAGGTTGTTCCGTGATTCCGGGCAGTTTCGACGCGATGGAGGCCGACCCGGGACGCGAGGGCGAAATCGTTTCACACGACATCGACACGCCGGACGACTGGTACCGCGTGGAAGTCACGGACTGGGACACCCTCGATACCGGCGTCGATTTGACCGGACGGGAAGTCGTCGTCGCAATCGGTCGCGGAATCGGCGACGACCCGACGGAAGGAATCGAACTCGCCTTAGACCTCGTGGACGCCTTCGACGACGCCGACCTCGGTTTGTCTCGGGGTGTCGTGACGGCATCCTACAGCGTGGACGGCCACGTCGAGCAGTACGTCAGCGAGGAGCGCCAAATCGGCGAAACCGGCCAAATCGTTCAACCGCCACTCTACATCGCGGCGGGCATCAGCGGCGCGATTCAGCACAAGGTCGGGATGGATGAGTCGGAGACGATTATCTCGATTAATACGGATACGGACGCCGATATCAAGGATTTCAGCGACTACTTCATCGAAGGCGATCTGTTCGAAGTGTTTCCTCGCCTCACCGAGGCAGTCGAGGCGGGCGAACTGGATGCGGTCGTGGCGGAAGACGATGACTGA